Within the Deltaproteobacteria bacterium genome, the region CGAGGTCTTCCAGCACCGGCAGCTGGTGCTCGCGGCCGATGGCGACCAGCTCCGCCAGCGACACCTCGGCGGTGAAGCCGACGATGCGATAGTTGCTGCTGTGAACCTTCAGCAGCAAGGCCGTCTGCGGCCCGACCGCCTCACTGTAGTCGCGCGCGTGGGTGCGGTTGGTGGTGCCGACCTCGCGCAGCCGCACGCCGCTCTTTGCCATCACCGCGGGTATACGAAACGAGCCGCCGATCTCGATCAGCTCGCCGCGCGAGACGATGACCTCGCGCTGCTCCGCCAAGGTGTTCAGCGCCAGCAGCACCGCGGCCGCGTTGTTGTTCACCACCGTGGCCGCCTCGGCCCCGGTGAGCGCACACAGGTCGGCCTCGACCACCTCGTCGCGCTCGCCCCGTTCACCGCGATCGAGGTCATATTCGAGCGCCACCGGGTGGCGTGCGGCTTCGGCCAGCGCCGCTAGCGCCGGCTCGGCCAGCAGGGCACGGCCGAGATTCGTGTGCACCACCACGCCGGTGGCATTGATCACGCGCGGTAGCGGCAGCTGCTCGCTCGCCCGCAGCTGCGTGCCGACGGCGACGACGATATCGGCCACCGCTGGCACCGCCGCGCTCTCGGCCAGCACGGCGCTGCGCAACTGCTCCAGGTGCACGCGAATTGCTTCGGTGACCGCGGCGCGGCGATAGCGCGCCAACAAGCCGGCCGCTGCCGCGCCCGTCAGCACCGCGTCGACCGACGGCAGTGAGCGTAGCGCCGCTTCCCGTGACATGCCGGCATCGTGCCCGGTTTTGGAGGGCGACTCAATCCGCCCGCTCAAGTCGGCTTGCCCGACGGTGTTGGCGGCTTACCGGCCTGCCGTTCGCTCTCCCAGTCGTGGTAGCCTTGGCGGTCCCAGAGCGTAATCGTCGTGGTGCTGAGCTGCCGGGTGGCTTCTTCGCCCTGCCAAACAAAGCGCACCGAATGGATGCTCTGCTGGTCCTTCCAGCCGTAAATCTCGTGCGTGCGGCCCTGCTTGTCGGTCTCCCGCTGGCCGTTGAGGCTGGGCGGGCCGTAGCGCGTGTTTAGGTCATTGAGAAAGTCCCAGACATTAGCGCCGACTTCACGATCGTAGGCCAGCGAGACCACCCGTTCGTGAAACAGATAGACCTCCAACTTGTTCGGGGCCTCGGCCGGGGGCGTCTTGGGGGTGCACACGCTGAAGCCCTGCGGGTTGTCGCGGCAGGCCAAGGCGCCGAGCTTAGTGCGCACCTCGGCGAGGCCGGCGCCCAAAACGATGCCGGCAACTTCTCGCGGCAGCGCTTCCGGCGCGGGCTGCGGCGGTGCCGGTGCCGCTGCCGGTGGCGGCGACTGCGCGGGCGCGGGCGCCACGGCGGTGGTTGGGGCCGGCGGCGGCGACTGCTCGCAGGCCGCCACCAGTGCCGCCAGCAGCATCCAGGTGCGGCGCTTCATGGCCGCAACCGTTCCAGCATGCGGGGAAACGGGATGGTTTCGCGCACGTGGTGCAAGCCGCACACCCACGCCACCATCCG harbors:
- the selA gene encoding L-seryl-tRNA(Sec) selenium transferase; the protein is MSREAALRSLPSVDAVLTGAAAAGLLARYRRAAVTEAIRVHLEQLRSAVLAESAAVPAVADIVVAVGTQLRASEQLPLPRVINATGVVVHTNLGRALLAEPALAALAEAARHPVALEYDLDRGERGERDEVVEADLCALTGAEAATVVNNNAAAVLLALNTLAEQREVIVSRGELIEIGGSFRIPAVMAKSGVRLREVGTTNRTHARDYSEAVGPQTALLLKVHSSNYRIVGFTAEVSLAELVAIGREHQLPVLEDLGSGALVDFSQWGLPKEPVVAERIRHGADAVTFSGDKLLGGPQCGLIVGRRVLIERMRKNPLKRALRCDKLTLAALAATLRLYRYDADLAGSLPTLRWLSRPLAEIAAVAGEACALLQAALGAEYRIEVLDAQSQIGSGSVPTRTLATKAVAITHPAIGAQQLAERFRRANPPIIGRVHDGRFLLDARCIAAAAELVPRT